One region of Ornithinibacter aureus genomic DNA includes:
- a CDS encoding glycoside hydrolase family 65 protein encodes MSTAQTSTDPLDRSRFPADPWRLVECDPDRTDLGVTETLFTVANGYIGMRGNPEEGRHAHEHGTYINGFHETWPIRHAEAAYGFARTGQTLVNAPDAKLMKLYVDDEPLVIGTADLESYERSLDFRDGVLRRYLVWRTPSGKRVEVVSTRMVSMTQRHLVLLTFEVSMLSGDAPVVVSSQLLNRQDGVDEYHGQAAAGTGLADPRKAAAFEGRVLEPRLQMAKDDRMMLGYQCANSRMTVAVAADHVVSTPDPYEVVMSDEPDLTKMVFRVDAREGSTLRIEKTVAYHTSRGLPVRELSDRCRRTLDRAARVDNEDWLAEQRDWFDAFWASADVEVDTGEDTSDAVQQAIRFNLFTLAQASARADGLGVAAKGVSGSGYEGHYFWDTEVYVAPFLTYTRPELARNLMLFRSRMLPAARERAAEMSQRGALFPWRTINGEEASAYYAAGTAQVHIDADVAHALVQYVSATGDEELLVRHGLAILVETARLYADLGFWRSNGERSFHIHGVTGPDEYTTVVNNNLFTNVMARYNLEQAVSWVRWAQEHHADEYARLAHRLKVTEDEVTEWAACAAGMHIPFDEGLQIHPQDDFFLDREVWDLSQTPDELRPLLLHYHPLVIYRFQVLKQADVVLALFLQGNRFTADEKRRDFEYYDPITTGDSTLSAVVQSVVAAEVGYHEVAHAYFVDALYVDLANAHANTVDGLHIASTGGVWCALVNGFGGMRDHEGQLSFDPRLPADWRSLTYRLTWRGTRLVVDLTPTGLRLRSVEGEQPVPVSVAGIRDVVEPGSTLEVPLDGHGPQIPGLLPKRPPTGGTRTDGSRITAGVPTAIPLPEAGDPPPA; translated from the coding sequence ATGAGCACCGCGCAGACCTCGACGGATCCGCTGGACCGCAGCCGCTTCCCCGCCGACCCGTGGCGGCTCGTGGAGTGCGACCCCGACCGCACCGACCTCGGCGTCACCGAGACGTTGTTCACCGTGGCCAACGGCTACATCGGCATGCGTGGCAACCCCGAGGAGGGTCGCCACGCCCACGAGCACGGGACCTACATCAACGGCTTCCACGAGACCTGGCCGATCCGGCACGCGGAGGCGGCCTACGGGTTCGCCCGCACGGGGCAGACCCTCGTCAACGCCCCCGACGCGAAGCTCATGAAGCTCTACGTCGACGACGAGCCGCTGGTGATCGGCACGGCCGACCTCGAGAGCTACGAGCGGTCGCTGGACTTCCGCGACGGCGTGCTGCGCCGCTACCTGGTGTGGCGCACCCCGTCGGGCAAGCGGGTCGAGGTCGTCTCCACGCGCATGGTGTCGATGACCCAGCGCCACCTCGTCCTGCTCACCTTCGAGGTGAGCATGCTCTCCGGCGACGCCCCGGTCGTCGTGTCCTCGCAGCTGCTCAACCGCCAGGACGGGGTCGACGAGTACCACGGGCAGGCGGCCGCCGGCACAGGGCTGGCCGACCCGCGCAAGGCGGCGGCCTTCGAGGGTCGGGTGCTCGAGCCACGCCTGCAGATGGCCAAGGACGACCGGATGATGCTGGGCTACCAGTGCGCCAACTCCCGGATGACCGTCGCCGTGGCTGCCGATCACGTCGTGTCGACGCCGGACCCGTACGAGGTCGTCATGAGCGACGAACCGGACCTGACGAAGATGGTGTTTCGCGTCGACGCGCGCGAGGGCAGCACGCTGCGCATCGAGAAGACCGTGGCGTACCACACCTCGCGCGGCCTGCCCGTTCGTGAGCTGTCCGACCGGTGCCGACGCACCCTGGACCGGGCGGCCCGGGTCGACAACGAAGACTGGCTGGCCGAGCAGCGTGACTGGTTCGACGCCTTCTGGGCGTCCGCCGACGTCGAGGTCGACACCGGAGAGGACACCTCGGATGCCGTGCAGCAGGCCATCCGCTTCAACCTGTTCACCTTGGCCCAGGCCAGCGCCCGGGCCGACGGCCTCGGGGTCGCGGCCAAGGGGGTCAGCGGCTCGGGGTACGAGGGGCACTACTTCTGGGACACCGAGGTGTACGTCGCCCCGTTCCTGACGTACACCCGGCCCGAGCTGGCGCGAAACCTGATGCTCTTCCGCAGCCGGATGCTGCCCGCCGCCCGCGAGCGGGCCGCGGAGATGAGCCAGCGCGGGGCGCTCTTCCCCTGGCGCACCATCAACGGTGAGGAGGCCTCGGCCTACTACGCCGCCGGCACCGCCCAGGTGCACATCGACGCCGACGTCGCGCACGCCCTCGTGCAGTACGTCAGCGCCACCGGTGACGAGGAACTGCTCGTGCGGCACGGCCTGGCCATCCTCGTCGAGACCGCTCGGCTCTACGCCGACCTCGGCTTCTGGCGCAGCAACGGGGAACGCTCGTTCCACATCCACGGCGTGACCGGGCCCGACGAGTACACGACCGTGGTCAACAACAACCTGTTCACCAACGTCATGGCCCGCTACAACCTCGAGCAGGCGGTGTCGTGGGTGCGCTGGGCGCAGGAGCACCACGCCGACGAGTACGCCCGCCTGGCTCATCGCCTCAAGGTCACCGAGGACGAGGTCACCGAGTGGGCGGCCTGCGCGGCGGGCATGCACATCCCGTTCGACGAGGGCCTGCAGATCCACCCCCAGGACGACTTCTTCCTCGACCGCGAGGTGTGGGACCTCAGCCAGACCCCGGACGAGCTTCGGCCACTGCTGCTGCACTACCACCCGCTGGTGATCTACCGCTTCCAGGTGCTCAAGCAGGCTGACGTCGTGCTCGCCCTGTTCCTCCAGGGCAACCGCTTCACCGCCGACGAGAAGCGCCGCGACTTCGAGTACTACGACCCGATCACCACCGGCGACTCGACGTTGTCGGCCGTGGTGCAGTCCGTCGTGGCAGCCGAGGTCGGCTACCACGAGGTCGCCCACGCCTACTTCGTCGACGCCCTGTACGTCGACCTGGCCAACGCCCACGCCAACACCGTCGACGGGCTGCACATCGCCTCCACCGGCGGGGTGTGGTGCGCGCTGGTCAACGGCTTCGGCGGCATGCGCGACCACGAGGGCCAGCTCTCCTTCGACCCCCGCCTGCCCGCCGACTGGCGCTCGCTCACCTACCGGCTGACGTGGCGGGGCACCCGACTCGTCGTCGACCTCACCCCCACCGGGCTGCGCCTGCGCTCGGTCGAGGGCGAGCAGCCCGTGCCGGTGAGCGTGGCCGGCATCCGGGACGTCGTGGAGCCGGGGAGCACGCTCGAGGTGCCCCTCGACGGGCACGGCCCGCAGATCCCCGGTCTGCTGCCCAAGCGCCCGCCGACCGGCGGCACCCGCACCGACGGCAGCCGCATCACGGCCGGGGTGCCGACTGCCATTCCCCTGCCCGAGGCGGGCGACCCTCCCCCGGCCTGA
- a CDS encoding ABC transporter ATP-binding protein, producing MSGLRVVTRGLVHIYHADGHDVAALSGIDLVVGAGERVALLGPSGAGKSTLLTLFGGLLRPSAGRLLVGDRELSQLSEADLDEVRGTEIAMVLQGAARNLLPYLCARDNVAFAQGAARQRGRQVPSPDEVLDLVGFPTASADVPLATLTPGALQLLAVAVAVSCRPGLLLGDEPTSQLDHGARDVVLEALAQVNRQWGTTVIVVTHDPDVAAAMPRTITIRDGRVGAEGREGEEFAVVSADGSVPLPPHALAAIPPGSLVRLHEEDGRWVLVVEEESP from the coding sequence GGGCACGACGTGGCTGCGCTGTCCGGCATCGACCTCGTCGTGGGGGCGGGGGAGCGGGTGGCGCTCCTCGGCCCGTCCGGTGCTGGGAAGTCGACGTTGCTCACCCTGTTCGGCGGCCTGCTGCGCCCGAGCGCCGGGCGCCTGCTCGTCGGCGACCGCGAGCTCAGCCAGCTCTCCGAGGCCGACCTCGACGAGGTGCGCGGCACCGAGATCGCGATGGTCCTCCAGGGAGCGGCACGCAACCTGCTGCCCTACCTCTGCGCGCGAGACAACGTCGCGTTCGCCCAGGGGGCAGCGCGCCAGCGCGGCCGTCAGGTTCCCAGCCCCGACGAGGTTCTCGACCTCGTCGGGTTCCCCACGGCATCCGCCGACGTCCCGCTCGCCACGTTGACCCCCGGCGCGCTGCAGCTGCTCGCCGTGGCGGTCGCGGTCTCGTGCCGACCGGGGTTGTTGCTCGGCGACGAGCCGACGAGCCAGCTCGACCACGGGGCGCGTGACGTCGTGCTCGAGGCGTTGGCGCAGGTCAACCGCCAGTGGGGCACCACCGTGATCGTCGTGACGCACGACCCCGACGTCGCCGCAGCGATGCCGCGCACGATCACCATCCGCGACGGCCGGGTCGGTGCCGAGGGCCGCGAGGGTGAGGAGTTCGCCGTCGTCTCGGCCGATGGCTCGGTGCCGCTGCCGCCGCACGCCTTGGCCGCCATCCCGCCGGGGTCGCTCGTGCGCCTGCACGAGGAGGACGGCCGCTGGGTGCTCGTCGTCGAGGAGGAGAGTCCATGA
- a CDS encoding ABC transporter ATP-binding protein: MTVPDHVARPGAAPAVACTGLVVRFGATTALDGVDLVVRPGELVAVTGHSGAGKSTLLSVVAGIVTPDAGEVLVDGRRVGGVVAAGVAEAVAAGVALIPQGNGLAAMLTARENVLVPLLARGVAAAHAPARADAALDAVGLGEVFSHLVEELSGGQQQRVAVARALALDCRVLLADEPTSELDHTNREVVLRLLRARASQGAAVVMATHDPEAAAAADRVVHLDDGVLTTP, from the coding sequence ATGACCGTGCCCGATCACGTCGCGCGCCCGGGCGCCGCGCCCGCCGTCGCGTGCACCGGACTGGTCGTGCGGTTCGGAGCCACCACGGCACTCGACGGGGTTGACCTCGTGGTGCGCCCCGGTGAGCTCGTCGCCGTCACCGGCCACTCCGGGGCGGGCAAGAGCACCCTGCTCTCGGTCGTGGCCGGCATCGTCACGCCGGATGCCGGGGAGGTGCTCGTGGATGGCCGCCGCGTGGGTGGGGTGGTCGCGGCGGGGGTGGCCGAGGCTGTCGCGGCCGGGGTGGCGCTCATCCCTCAGGGCAACGGGCTGGCCGCGATGCTGACGGCACGCGAGAACGTGCTGGTCCCGCTGCTCGCCCGTGGGGTGGCTGCCGCGCACGCGCCTGCTCGGGCGGACGCCGCGTTGGATGCCGTCGGGCTGGGTGAGGTGTTCTCGCACCTCGTCGAGGAGCTGTCCGGCGGACAGCAGCAGCGCGTCGCCGTGGCGCGGGCGCTGGCCCTGGACTGCCGCGTGCTGCTGGCCGACGAGCCGACCTCCGAGCTCGACCACACCAACCGCGAGGTCGTGCTGCGCCTGCTGCGCGCGCGGGCTTCGCAGGGGGCGGCGGTCGTCATGGCCACACACGACCCGGAGGCGGCGGCTGCGGCCGACCGGGTGGTGCACCTCGACGACGGCGTCCTCACCACCCCCTGA
- a CDS encoding HAD family hydrolase, which yields MSGMNPVTWTDHDSVLFDLDGVLTPTAEVHMRAWAEMFNAFLSSWHGPAADTSAYTDDDYFAHVDGKPRYDGVRDLLTARGIDLPEGDPSDAPDLDTVCGLGNRKNDAFNAVLERDGVSPYPGSVALLDHLRDLGMPLAVVSSSANAPAVLEAAGLAGRFVTVVDGRVATELGLPGKPAPDTFVHAATACGTTPARSVVVEDAVSGVRAGAAGEFGLVIGVDRGAGTQTLTDAGAHLVVADLAELVDPA from the coding sequence ATGAGCGGTATGAACCCGGTGACCTGGACCGACCACGACTCGGTCCTCTTCGACCTCGACGGGGTCCTCACCCCCACGGCGGAGGTGCACATGCGGGCCTGGGCCGAGATGTTCAACGCCTTCCTCTCCTCATGGCACGGCCCCGCCGCCGACACCTCGGCCTACACCGACGACGACTACTTCGCTCACGTCGACGGCAAGCCGCGCTACGACGGCGTGCGCGACCTGCTCACGGCACGCGGCATCGACCTGCCCGAGGGAGACCCGAGCGACGCCCCTGACCTCGACACGGTCTGCGGGCTCGGCAACCGCAAGAACGACGCGTTCAACGCCGTGCTGGAGCGCGACGGCGTCTCCCCGTACCCCGGCTCGGTCGCGCTGCTGGACCACTTGCGTGACCTCGGGATGCCGCTCGCGGTCGTCTCGTCGTCGGCGAACGCCCCGGCGGTGCTCGAGGCCGCTGGCCTGGCCGGGCGCTTCGTCACCGTCGTCGACGGCCGGGTCGCCACCGAGCTCGGCCTGCCGGGCAAGCCTGCTCCCGACACGTTCGTGCACGCGGCCACGGCGTGCGGCACCACGCCGGCGCGTTCGGTCGTCGTCGAGGATGCCGTGTCGGGCGTTCGCGCTGGAGCGGCCGGTGAGTTCGGCCTCGTCATCGGCGTGGACCGCGGTGCGGGCACCCAGACCTTGACGGATGCCGGTGCGCACCTCGTCGTCGCGGACCTCGCCGAACTCGTCGACCCGGCATGA